From Zhongshania aliphaticivorans, one genomic window encodes:
- the truA gene encoding tRNA pseudouridine(38-40) synthase TruA, with amino-acid sequence MTSFDRFADELLPLGSRIALAFEYQGSAYRGWQSQLKPQVATIQERLEKAISAIAAAPVTVMCAGRTDAGVHATHQIVHFDAPASRSLRSWVAGVNAKLPKDIAVLWAQQVRDDFHARFSATARRYRYVILNQPRRSAHLVHGVTLVDAELDEKLMHEEAQVLLGEQDFSGFRAASCQSNTAMRNIHFANVSRRGRYVVIDIAGNAFLHHMVRNIAGVLIAVGSGEMPAGWTRQVLEGRDRSKGGVTAKPDGLYLVDVTYPEHFNLPKTHLGPDFLVS; translated from the coding sequence ATGACGAGCTTCGATCGCTTTGCCGATGAGCTATTACCCTTAGGAAGTCGCATAGCACTTGCCTTTGAATACCAAGGGAGTGCTTATCGCGGCTGGCAGAGTCAGTTAAAACCGCAGGTGGCGACTATTCAGGAGCGGCTCGAAAAAGCCATTTCTGCAATCGCTGCTGCGCCGGTAACCGTGATGTGCGCCGGTCGAACAGACGCAGGCGTGCATGCCACTCATCAAATTGTTCATTTTGACGCGCCAGCAAGTCGCTCTTTGCGGTCTTGGGTTGCCGGGGTGAATGCCAAGCTACCAAAAGACATCGCGGTGCTATGGGCGCAACAGGTGCGGGATGATTTTCACGCGCGTTTTTCGGCAACAGCCCGGCGCTATCGCTACGTTATTCTCAATCAACCCCGACGCTCAGCGCATCTTGTGCATGGCGTGACCTTGGTCGACGCCGAATTAGATGAAAAACTGATGCATGAAGAAGCGCAGGTATTGTTGGGTGAGCAGGATTTTAGCGGATTTCGGGCGGCGTCTTGCCAGTCAAATACCGCAATGCGCAACATCCATTTTGCCAATGTGAGTCGTCGTGGTCGCTATGTCGTCATTGATATCGCTGGCAACGCGTTTTTGCATCATATGGTGAGGAATATCGCAGGCGTGCTTATTGCAGTCGGCAGTGGTGAAATGCCAGCGGGCTGGACACGTCAAGTTTTAGAGGGGCGCGATCGCAGCAAGGGCGGGGTTACCGCCAAGCCCGATGGATTGTATTTGGTTGATGTAACTTACCCCGAACACTTTAATTTGCCCAAAACCCACTTAGGTCCTGATTTTCTTGTGTCCTGA